The Verrucomicrobium spinosum DSM 4136 = JCM 18804 genome includes a region encoding these proteins:
- the tatC gene encoding twin-arginine translocase subunit TatC: protein MFNWIFKKVVTLREKVAVDLGGADEEKPFLDHLDDLRKMIVNMVVTLLVVTLGTFFFYEYLLQIIEHPLVMAGIRDKISLQNLKVTGGFMTVMNISLVAGVILAFPLLLYFLLQFILPGLRTTEKKVIFPAIGVGGGLFLLGVVFAYYVVSPRALLFFYEFSVSMDQLSASQGGAASPDKLIWERVEYVKFVCQFVLIFGACFELPVVVMALVKMDVLNYKVMKTSRAWAAIIICVVAAVITPTQDALTLALLAVPMYVLYEVCIWLAYYMEKKDRQLYPEYYKEQDEESKAVEVADDWDNENYNPWNTGDSDDEEEEDDEGKRKEKQAAAATVATPALASSVITESSTANDFAPKPDDSVNSPDPSPDESKPEEKSETDPTADKRDTD, encoded by the coding sequence ATGTTCAACTGGATCTTCAAAAAAGTCGTTACCCTGCGTGAAAAAGTCGCAGTGGATCTCGGCGGTGCCGATGAAGAAAAGCCGTTTCTGGATCACCTGGATGATCTCCGGAAGATGATCGTCAACATGGTCGTCACCCTGCTGGTGGTGACCCTGGGGACGTTCTTCTTTTATGAGTACCTGCTGCAGATCATCGAGCATCCGCTGGTGATGGCGGGTATTCGGGACAAGATCAGCCTGCAGAACCTGAAAGTCACCGGAGGCTTTATGACGGTGATGAACATATCACTCGTGGCAGGGGTGATTCTGGCCTTCCCCTTGTTGTTGTACTTTCTGCTCCAGTTCATCCTTCCTGGGCTGCGAACCACAGAGAAGAAAGTGATCTTCCCCGCGATTGGTGTCGGTGGCGGACTGTTTTTGCTCGGAGTGGTCTTTGCGTACTATGTGGTGAGCCCCCGTGCCCTGCTGTTCTTCTATGAATTCAGTGTGAGCATGGATCAGCTCAGTGCCAGCCAGGGAGGCGCGGCCTCTCCTGACAAGCTGATCTGGGAGCGTGTGGAATACGTCAAGTTTGTCTGCCAGTTCGTCCTGATTTTCGGAGCCTGCTTTGAGCTGCCGGTGGTCGTGATGGCCCTGGTGAAAATGGACGTGCTCAACTACAAGGTGATGAAGACCTCCCGTGCCTGGGCTGCCATCATCATCTGCGTAGTTGCGGCGGTCATTACGCCCACTCAAGATGCTCTGACTCTGGCGCTGCTTGCAGTGCCCATGTACGTTCTGTACGAGGTTTGCATCTGGCTGGCCTACTACATGGAGAAGAAGGACCGCCAGCTCTATCCCGAGTACTACAAGGAACAGGATGAGGAGTCCAAGGCCGTGGAAGTGGCGGATGACTGGGACAATGAGAACTACAATCCCTGGAACACCGGCGACTCCGATGATGAGGAAGAGGAAGACGATGAAGGCAAGCGGAAGGAAAAGCAGGCTGCTGCGGCGACAGTAGCCACGCCTGCCCTAGCCAGCAGCGTCATTACTGAGTCCTCGACGGCAAACGACTTTGCTCCTAAGCCGGACGACTCGGTGAACTCCCCTGATCCTTCGCCTGATGAATCCAAGCCGGAGGAAAAATCAGAGACTGATCCGACCGCTGACAAGCGGGACACGGACTAG
- a CDS encoding NUDIX domain-containing protein — translation MKNRSTGFQPVGLAGFHPASLPAADVFVPLDWTRAIRVKQRHLPHWRQEGATYFVTFRLADSLPVHVLAQWKEELEIWMHHHPEPWKGKTLAEYQARFVDGREDWFDRGYGECLLGQTRFREVLEDSLRHFHGVRYLLDGYVVMPNHAHVLVKPLPGVELSDVVGGWKRHAARLIHKQLGRSGSLWMEESHDRIVRDAVELERYRDYILQNPQKAGLSTGEYSVELRNVMKTESDGSVIQGDCPDGGGEGTGCNPVQPTGCKPALPFPLCEIRDHDDWKKLPGEMVYPGKYVQIEECAYLTPARPETPVHWTVAHRKSAIAVAPITDDGKFILIHQERLPVQRTLWEFPAGQLDDGETHEAILDTVHRELDEEAGCVVAPEGTLTPLGWFFGSQGFTNEHVYLFAAHPVRIVRTPQPVGGEHIGEVRLVTGAELRQMVASHVIQDALTLALFARMAAHGMV, via the coding sequence GTGAAAAACCGTAGCACAGGTTTCCAACCTGTGGGGCTGGCAGGATTTCATCCTGCCTCGCTCCCTGCTGCTGACGTCTTTGTCCCTTTGGACTGGACCCGTGCGATCCGTGTGAAGCAAAGGCACCTGCCTCATTGGCGACAAGAGGGTGCAACCTACTTCGTCACCTTCAGGCTGGCTGATTCGCTGCCTGTTCACGTACTGGCCCAGTGGAAGGAGGAGTTGGAAATCTGGATGCATCACCATCCTGAGCCTTGGAAAGGGAAGACTCTCGCTGAGTACCAAGCCCGGTTTGTAGATGGGAGAGAGGATTGGTTTGATCGTGGTTATGGGGAGTGCCTTTTGGGACAGACCCGGTTCCGTGAAGTCTTGGAAGATTCCCTGCGGCATTTCCACGGAGTGCGGTACCTGCTGGATGGCTATGTGGTGATGCCCAACCACGCACATGTATTGGTCAAACCGTTGCCCGGAGTTGAGCTATCCGACGTTGTCGGAGGATGGAAAAGGCATGCCGCCCGATTGATTCACAAACAGTTGGGCCGTTCCGGCTCACTTTGGATGGAAGAGAGCCATGATCGGATTGTGCGTGACGCAGTGGAACTTGAACGGTATCGCGATTACATCCTGCAGAATCCGCAAAAAGCCGGTCTGTCGACGGGTGAGTACAGCGTGGAACTTCGGAACGTGATGAAAACTGAGAGCGACGGAAGTGTAATCCAAGGGGATTGTCCTGATGGTGGCGGGGAGGGGACAGGATGTAATCCTGTCCAGCCGACAGGTTGCAAACCTGCCCTACCCTTCCCCCTGTGCGAAATCAGGGACCATGATGACTGGAAGAAGCTGCCGGGGGAGATGGTGTACCCGGGGAAGTACGTCCAGATCGAAGAGTGTGCCTACCTCACTCCCGCCCGCCCGGAAACTCCCGTACACTGGACGGTGGCGCACCGGAAATCCGCCATTGCGGTGGCTCCGATCACGGATGACGGAAAATTCATCCTCATCCACCAGGAGCGGTTGCCCGTGCAGCGCACGCTCTGGGAGTTCCCTGCCGGACAGCTGGATGACGGGGAAACCCATGAGGCGATCCTGGATACGGTGCACCGGGAGCTCGACGAGGAGGCGGGGTGCGTGGTCGCCCCAGAGGGCACGCTCACACCTTTGGGCTGGTTTTTTGGCTCGCAAGGATTTACCAATGAGCACGTTTATTTGTTTGCCGCTCATCCAGTGCGAATCGTCCGGACTCCCCAGCCTGTCGGAGGGGAGCACATTGGCGAAGTGCGGCTTGTGACCGGGGCCGAATTGCGCCAGATGGTCGCCAGCCATGTGATTCAGGATGCGCTTACCCTCGCCCTGTTTGCAAGGATGGCCGCCCATGGCATGGTCTAG
- the argH gene encoding argininosuccinate lyase: protein MWKGRFQQPTSALVQRYGESVSFDWRLYAHDIRGSIAHAKGLEKAGILTTAEREAIERGLLQIRDEIAGGDFAWSQELEDVHMNIESTLTKRIGPAGAKLHTARSRNDQVATDVRLYSRDAIDSLIALTRELQRALVECAERGADAVMPGYTHLQRGQPVLFAHHLLAYVEMFARDAERLADARKRVNVMPLGSGALAGSTIILDREFVARELGFDGVTQNSMDAVSDRDFVVELLFTIALQGVHLSRLSEDVILWASAEFGFIHLSDAHTTGSSLMPQKKNPDVAELTRGKSGRLVGNLMALLTLLKGLPMTYNRDMQEDKEPLFDSLETITLALEVFTEMVRGMDVNRDRTAAAASDPLLLATDLADYLVLKGVPFRQAHEVIGKLVAHCLSTGRPFPELSLEDYRQFSDAFGDDVFAVLKMDAALAARKGIGAPSPANVAGRLRHWRESLA from the coding sequence ATGTGGAAAGGACGCTTCCAACAACCCACCAGTGCGCTCGTGCAGCGCTACGGCGAGTCCGTGTCATTTGACTGGAGACTCTACGCTCACGACATCCGCGGATCCATCGCCCATGCCAAGGGGCTGGAGAAAGCGGGCATTCTGACCACCGCCGAGCGGGAGGCTATCGAGCGCGGGCTGTTGCAGATCCGCGATGAGATCGCGGGCGGCGACTTTGCCTGGAGCCAGGAGCTGGAAGACGTGCACATGAACATCGAGTCCACGCTGACGAAGCGGATCGGACCCGCTGGGGCGAAGTTGCACACCGCCCGGAGCCGGAATGACCAGGTGGCCACGGATGTGCGCCTCTATTCGCGGGATGCGATTGATTCCCTGATCGCCCTGACCAGGGAACTCCAGCGCGCTCTGGTGGAGTGCGCTGAGCGGGGCGCGGATGCTGTGATGCCGGGGTACACCCATTTGCAACGGGGGCAGCCGGTGCTTTTTGCCCATCATCTGCTGGCTTATGTGGAGATGTTCGCCCGGGATGCTGAGCGCCTGGCCGATGCACGGAAGCGGGTGAATGTGATGCCGCTGGGCTCTGGAGCGCTGGCGGGATCCACGATCATCCTGGATCGCGAATTTGTGGCCCGGGAGCTGGGCTTCGACGGCGTGACGCAAAACTCCATGGACGCGGTGAGTGACCGTGACTTTGTGGTGGAGTTGCTCTTCACCATTGCTCTACAGGGGGTGCATCTGTCCCGCTTGAGTGAGGACGTCATCCTCTGGGCCAGTGCGGAGTTTGGCTTTATCCATCTGAGCGATGCCCACACCACAGGCTCCAGTCTCATGCCGCAGAAGAAGAATCCGGATGTTGCGGAGCTCACGCGTGGCAAGTCTGGTCGTCTGGTGGGGAACCTCATGGCCCTGCTGACCCTACTCAAGGGTCTGCCCATGACCTACAACCGGGACATGCAGGAGGACAAAGAACCTCTGTTTGACTCGCTGGAAACGATCACCCTGGCGCTGGAAGTCTTCACCGAGATGGTGCGCGGCATGGATGTGAACCGTGACCGGACTGCGGCGGCGGCCAGCGATCCGCTTCTGCTGGCCACCGACCTGGCCGACTATTTGGTGCTGAAGGGCGTGCCCTTCCGCCAGGCGCATGAGGTCATCGGGAAGCTGGTGGCCCACTGCCTGAGCACCGGTCGTCCCTTCCCCGAGCTGTCGTTGGAGGACTATCGCCAGTTCAGCGACGCTTTTGGGGACGACGTTTTTGCCGTGCTCAAGATGGATGCCGCCCTCGCCGCCCGCAAGGGCATCGGTGCCCCATCGCCTGCCAATGTGGCCGGGAGGTTGCGGCACTGGCGGGAGAGTTTGGCGTGA
- a CDS encoding DEAD/DEAH box helicase, whose translation MSDHPLLRRLPSTPDCSNDELLDRFLDYVAEKKLELYPAQEEAVLALFEGQNVILNTPTGSGKSLVATALHFLSLARGRRSVYTCPIKALVNEKFLALCRDFGPDNVGMATGDATVNRHAPILCCTAEILSNYALRDGENAPFREVIMDEFHYYADRERGVAWQVPLLTMAQSRFLLMSATMGATDFFQKELIRLTGAETSIVSSQTRPVPLEFSYAETSVDVTLQELVGACRAPVYLVHFTQNDAAQAAQDLMSLNFCTQAEKASIKEHLVGVKFASPYGKEVKKYLSHGVGIHHAGLLPKYRVLVEQLAQKGLLKVICGTDTLGVGVNVPIRTVVLTRLSKYGGQKVATLSARDFHQITGRAGRRGFDDIGYVVAQAPEHVIENAKMDAKAGGDPKKLRKMVKKKPPEGFVGWSEDTFKKLQSAAPEPLQSRFQVSHGMLLQVLSRESDGCRAMQKLIRDSHETAAAKKQHRDRAWQLFRALVTRKIIEILPRDQQKAGGQKLRVNVALQDDFSLNYTLSLYLIDTLALIDPNSPNYAADVMTLCESILENPDTILRRQLSKVKDEAMAAMKEEGVPYEERIERLEELEYPKPCREFVYSTFNEFSATHPWVGQENIRPKSIAREMYENFRTFTDYINDYELHRAEGVLLRHLSSVHKVLAQTVPDQFKTEPVQEMEAWLAGVLRGTDSSLLDEWERLRDPNWKPGEEDEEGKEPEQAPDITRNRREFTALIRTEIFKFLRPLATENYVAAIQALGSPGAEWTADKLAAAMDPYYDEHDRILLDAEARNGRHTYVEALEDGRTWRVCQVLVDAEAINDWQVEFRVDLTLAREEGKPTLLLVSAAPVVAD comes from the coding sequence ATGTCTGACCACCCTCTGCTACGCCGCCTCCCTTCCACACCTGACTGCTCGAACGATGAGCTGCTGGACCGGTTCCTGGACTACGTGGCAGAAAAGAAGCTGGAGTTGTATCCGGCTCAGGAGGAGGCGGTTCTGGCGCTCTTCGAGGGGCAGAACGTCATCCTCAATACGCCAACGGGCTCAGGTAAGTCCTTGGTGGCGACCGCTTTGCACTTCCTCTCCCTGGCACGCGGTCGTCGGTCGGTTTACACCTGCCCGATCAAGGCGCTGGTGAACGAGAAATTCCTCGCGCTCTGCCGGGATTTTGGGCCGGACAACGTGGGCATGGCCACGGGGGATGCGACGGTGAACCGCCATGCGCCCATCCTCTGCTGCACGGCGGAGATTCTCTCCAACTATGCGTTGAGGGATGGCGAGAATGCTCCGTTCCGCGAGGTGATCATGGACGAGTTCCACTACTACGCGGATCGCGAGCGTGGGGTGGCCTGGCAGGTGCCGCTTCTTACCATGGCCCAATCGCGCTTTTTGTTGATGTCCGCCACCATGGGGGCGACAGACTTCTTCCAAAAGGAGCTGATCCGGCTGACTGGGGCTGAGACTTCCATCGTTTCCTCCCAAACCCGCCCGGTGCCGCTGGAGTTCAGCTATGCGGAGACCTCGGTGGATGTGACGCTACAGGAGTTGGTGGGTGCCTGCCGGGCGCCGGTCTATCTGGTGCACTTTACCCAAAACGATGCAGCCCAGGCGGCGCAGGATCTGATGAGCCTGAACTTCTGCACCCAGGCGGAGAAGGCCTCGATCAAGGAGCATCTGGTGGGGGTGAAATTTGCCAGCCCGTATGGCAAGGAGGTGAAAAAGTACCTCAGCCACGGTGTCGGCATCCACCATGCGGGACTGCTGCCGAAGTACCGGGTGCTGGTGGAGCAGCTCGCGCAGAAAGGGCTGCTCAAGGTGATCTGCGGTACAGACACGCTGGGAGTGGGGGTGAATGTGCCCATCCGCACCGTGGTGCTCACCCGGCTCAGCAAGTACGGCGGGCAGAAGGTGGCCACGCTTTCGGCACGGGACTTTCACCAGATCACCGGCCGCGCGGGCCGGCGCGGGTTCGATGACATTGGCTACGTGGTGGCTCAGGCACCAGAGCATGTGATCGAAAACGCCAAGATGGACGCCAAGGCGGGCGGGGACCCCAAGAAGCTGCGCAAGATGGTGAAGAAGAAGCCGCCCGAGGGCTTTGTCGGCTGGAGTGAGGACACCTTCAAGAAGCTGCAATCCGCCGCCCCGGAGCCGCTTCAGTCACGGTTTCAGGTATCACACGGCATGTTGCTGCAGGTGCTGAGCCGGGAGAGTGACGGCTGCCGGGCCATGCAGAAGCTGATCCGTGATTCGCATGAAACCGCCGCGGCCAAGAAACAGCACCGTGACCGGGCGTGGCAGCTCTTCCGTGCCCTGGTAACGCGGAAGATCATCGAGATCCTGCCCAGGGATCAACAGAAGGCCGGTGGCCAGAAGCTCCGGGTGAATGTGGCTCTCCAGGATGATTTTTCCTTGAACTACACCTTGTCGCTCTACCTCATCGACACGCTGGCCCTCATTGATCCCAACTCGCCCAACTATGCTGCGGACGTGATGACACTCTGTGAGTCGATCCTGGAGAATCCGGACACCATCCTGCGCCGGCAACTCAGCAAGGTGAAGGACGAGGCCATGGCGGCGATGAAGGAGGAGGGCGTGCCCTATGAGGAGCGCATTGAACGGCTGGAGGAACTGGAGTATCCCAAGCCCTGCCGGGAGTTTGTGTACAGCACCTTCAATGAGTTCTCTGCCACGCACCCGTGGGTGGGTCAGGAGAACATCCGGCCCAAGAGCATCGCGCGGGAGATGTACGAGAACTTCCGAACCTTCACGGACTACATCAACGACTACGAGCTTCATCGGGCGGAGGGTGTGCTGCTGCGCCACCTCTCCTCCGTTCACAAGGTGCTGGCCCAGACAGTGCCGGACCAGTTCAAGACCGAACCGGTGCAGGAGATGGAAGCCTGGCTGGCCGGGGTGCTGCGCGGGACGGACTCCAGCCTTCTGGATGAGTGGGAGCGCCTGCGGGATCCGAACTGGAAACCGGGCGAAGAGGATGAAGAGGGGAAAGAACCGGAGCAGGCACCCGACATCACCCGCAATCGCCGCGAGTTCACCGCGCTCATTCGCACGGAGATCTTCAAATTCCTGCGACCTCTGGCGACCGAGAACTACGTCGCAGCGATCCAGGCTCTGGGATCCCCGGGAGCGGAATGGACTGCGGATAAGCTTGCGGCGGCCATGGACCCCTACTACGACGAGCACGACCGGATCCTCCTGGATGCGGAGGCCCGGAATGGTCGCCACACCTACGTGGAGGCGCTGGAGGATGGGCGCACCTGGAGAGTCTGCCAGGTGCTGGTGGATGCGGAGGCGATCAACGACTGGCAGGTGGAGTTCCGCGTGGATCTGACTCTGGCCCGGGAAGAGGGTAAGCCCACGTTGCTCTTGGTTTCGGCGGCACCCGTGGTGGCGGACTGA
- a CDS encoding OmpA family protein → MSTNFAIRCGRMIAAFALGSFCSLSLDMTHAADIEGSADHPLFKRYDGAEIAVYSQQAFAEYPIALGKALNPAINEGRKIEKETVLRGQVSRITYLVPMGRSALEVYENYEEELKAQGYEILWSAKAPDTGYEFGYRYGGVGGQLFEYSSQAAHYLAARQIRPEGEVAVAIFVTQYRDGYTPKVAVKKGQVIVQVDVIDARPRQQRMVTLTAAEMASGLNAKGRVTLHGVFFDTNRTEVKPESKPALDEVAKLMTEDPALKVLVVGHTDTVGGFEPNRSLSERRAAAVVAELKAKYGISAERLFSFGVSYAAPAATNSTEEGRAQNRRVELVKM, encoded by the coding sequence ATGAGTACCAACTTTGCCATCCGTTGTGGCCGTATGATTGCGGCATTTGCCCTTGGTTCCTTTTGTTCGCTGTCGCTGGACATGACCCATGCGGCAGACATTGAGGGCTCAGCGGACCATCCTCTGTTCAAGCGTTATGATGGTGCGGAGATCGCGGTCTATTCGCAGCAGGCGTTTGCCGAGTATCCCATTGCGCTGGGGAAGGCTTTGAATCCGGCGATAAATGAGGGCCGGAAGATTGAGAAGGAAACGGTCCTTCGCGGCCAGGTTTCGCGCATCACCTACCTCGTTCCCATGGGGCGGTCAGCCCTGGAGGTGTATGAGAACTATGAGGAGGAGTTGAAGGCTCAGGGCTACGAGATTCTCTGGTCGGCCAAGGCCCCTGACACAGGCTATGAATTTGGCTATCGCTATGGTGGGGTGGGCGGGCAGCTGTTCGAGTACAGTTCCCAGGCAGCCCACTATCTGGCGGCACGTCAGATCAGGCCTGAGGGCGAGGTGGCCGTTGCCATCTTTGTGACGCAGTATCGCGATGGCTATACTCCCAAGGTGGCGGTGAAAAAAGGTCAAGTCATTGTGCAGGTGGATGTGATCGATGCCCGTCCACGTCAACAGCGGATGGTGACGCTGACTGCTGCCGAAATGGCCAGCGGTCTGAATGCCAAAGGTCGCGTCACGCTCCATGGCGTGTTCTTTGACACGAATCGCACCGAGGTGAAGCCCGAGAGCAAGCCCGCGCTGGACGAAGTGGCCAAGCTGATGACCGAAGACCCGGCGCTGAAAGTGCTGGTGGTGGGCCATACGGATACCGTGGGTGGTTTTGAGCCCAATCGCAGCCTTTCCGAGCGTCGTGCGGCGGCGGTGGTGGCGGAACTGAAGGCCAAATATGGAATCAGCGCCGAGCGGCTGTTTTCCTTCGGCGTCAGCTACGCTGCGCCTGCCGCTACGAACTCCACCGAAGAAGGTCGTGCTCAGAACCGCCGGGTGGAACTGGTGAAGATGTAA
- the vccD gene encoding Verru_Chthon cassette protein D, translated as MKTDPSDVTDPVNGRPPATCSAFTLVELIVVLAVISMLLAFAAPSLARVIAANRLTAAGEGLLFKISLAQQVSVTESRPVELRLYSYTADGEAGFHAYQLFFLNESGGAATAMENPTYLGEGSVMIAKGGLSPLLDALNGGKETVVDVEPFKTLGAKYQSLVFYPNGSTNIHLPLRSAYITMAQPGSFPAAGANSTPDNYYTLQIDPVTGRGRSYRP; from the coding sequence ATGAAAACAGATCCTTCGGACGTTACGGATCCAGTGAACGGCCGCCCCCCAGCCACCTGTAGTGCCTTCACGTTGGTTGAGCTGATCGTGGTGCTGGCAGTCATCAGCATGCTCCTTGCATTTGCGGCACCCAGCCTCGCCAGGGTGATCGCCGCGAACCGGCTGACAGCCGCGGGAGAGGGGTTGCTGTTTAAAATCTCCCTGGCGCAACAGGTTTCGGTGACTGAGAGCCGACCGGTCGAACTCAGACTCTATTCGTACACTGCCGACGGAGAGGCTGGATTTCATGCCTACCAGCTGTTTTTCCTCAACGAATCTGGCGGAGCGGCTACAGCCATGGAAAACCCGACGTATCTGGGTGAGGGCAGTGTCATGATCGCAAAAGGAGGGCTATCTCCGCTGCTGGATGCTCTGAACGGGGGAAAGGAGACGGTTGTGGATGTAGAGCCGTTCAAGACCCTCGGTGCCAAGTACCAAAGCCTGGTATTCTATCCCAATGGCTCGACGAACATTCACCTGCCTCTGCGTAGCGCATATATAACGATGGCCCAGCCGGGCAGCTTTCCTGCGGCAGGGGCGAACTCCACACCCGACAACTATTATACGTTGCAGATTGACCCGGTGACCGGACGGGGACGTTCTTACCGGCCGTAG
- the vccC gene encoding Verru_Chthon cassette protein C, with protein MNPQFQLPRLGTGRAMSPAFTLVELLVSMVVLSIIMVVSASFVTQMQRTWTQSTSRIEQFREARMAFETITQSLRQATLNPYLAYRYNTGATPTVPATQAEAPLAYLRHSELQFVTGESQSLLQAPTAGALVSHGLFFQAPVGVTERPGYEALNRLLCARGYFVLHGNDDAYRPAHVATARTRFRLWEFRPPAERNAVYTAASWFDQAAKETVSTSESAEQLSSSRPVAENIIALILSPQVTESDATLSKKVASWIAPDYSYNSRNVVGATGTNPQGFQHLLPPVVRVTLVAIDESSAARLADGASGSMPELLAEGAFKDCNNYQKDLEELEAKLVAEKVNYRVFSAAVPLRSSKWNLIPQ; from the coding sequence ATGAATCCGCAGTTCCAACTTCCCCGGCTAGGCACCGGGAGGGCCATGAGCCCGGCCTTCACCCTTGTCGAGTTGCTGGTTTCCATGGTGGTGTTATCCATCATCATGGTGGTCTCAGCCAGTTTCGTCACCCAGATGCAGCGTACCTGGACGCAGAGCACTTCGCGGATAGAACAATTCCGCGAGGCGCGGATGGCGTTTGAGACCATCACGCAGAGCCTCCGGCAGGCCACGCTGAATCCGTATCTCGCCTATCGGTACAACACGGGTGCCACGCCGACTGTTCCTGCCACTCAGGCAGAGGCACCGCTGGCGTATCTCAGGCATTCAGAGCTGCAGTTCGTAACTGGTGAGTCACAGTCCCTTCTGCAGGCCCCCACAGCGGGTGCGCTGGTCTCGCACGGCTTGTTTTTCCAAGCACCTGTGGGGGTGACGGAGCGTCCCGGCTACGAGGCTTTAAACCGTCTGCTGTGCGCCCGGGGCTACTTTGTGCTCCATGGGAATGATGATGCCTACCGCCCTGCGCACGTTGCGACGGCCCGGACGAGGTTCCGTCTCTGGGAGTTTCGACCGCCGGCAGAACGGAACGCAGTTTACACGGCGGCTTCTTGGTTTGATCAAGCGGCCAAGGAGACGGTGTCCACCTCGGAGAGTGCCGAGCAGTTGTCGTCCTCCCGGCCGGTGGCGGAGAATATCATCGCGTTGATCCTCTCCCCTCAGGTGACGGAAAGCGATGCAACACTGTCCAAGAAGGTGGCAAGCTGGATTGCTCCAGACTACAGTTATAACTCACGCAACGTTGTGGGGGCCACGGGAACAAACCCTCAAGGGTTCCAGCATTTGCTGCCGCCGGTGGTGCGTGTCACGTTGGTGGCCATTGATGAAAGCTCGGCGGCTCGTTTGGCCGACGGGGCTTCCGGCAGCATGCCCGAATTGTTGGCTGAAGGGGCCTTCAAGGATTGCAACAACTATCAAAAGGATCTTGAAGAGTTGGAGGCAAAACTCGTGGCAGAAAAAGTCAACTACCGTGTCTTTTCCGCAGCGGTGCCACTGCGCAGCTCCAAATGGAACCTCATTCCCCAATGA
- the vccB gene encoding Verru_Chthon cassette protein B — MNTKLHDAVCRDWRNQRGFSLVEVVFALAIASLGFLTLLGLLPSGLEMARNSADLSAEARITQLIGGELQSTAWDELDWSGYGRSRLFNDQGVEIPAASVDSKGPGYAAVAYVVSVNLPASAMDVRLPADGVSASAQKVEGSLRRAKICIVPTSDPGFKFEGSGAASRRVRAYTVMLSQSNG, encoded by the coding sequence ATGAATACAAAATTGCATGACGCGGTGTGCCGCGACTGGAGGAATCAGCGGGGATTCTCCCTTGTGGAGGTGGTCTTCGCCCTGGCCATTGCTTCGCTGGGTTTTTTGACCCTGCTGGGGTTGCTCCCAAGCGGCCTGGAGATGGCGAGAAATTCTGCCGACCTGTCGGCGGAGGCTAGAATTACCCAGCTCATTGGGGGAGAGTTGCAGTCCACTGCGTGGGACGAACTGGACTGGTCGGGCTACGGAAGGTCTCGTCTGTTCAATGACCAGGGTGTGGAGATTCCCGCTGCCAGCGTCGATTCAAAAGGTCCAGGGTATGCGGCGGTGGCTTATGTCGTTTCCGTCAACCTACCCGCAAGCGCTATGGATGTGCGCCTGCCCGCCGATGGAGTTAGTGCCTCCGCGCAAAAGGTGGAAGGGTCACTGCGACGCGCCAAAATCTGCATCGTCCCGACCAGTGATCCGGGCTTCAAATTTGAGGGCTCCGGGGCCGCTTCACGCCGGGTGCGGGCTTATACGGTCATGCTCTCCCAGTCGAACGGCTGA